In Pseudoalteromonas piratica, the following proteins share a genomic window:
- the fadD gene encoding long-chain-fatty-acid--CoA ligase FadD — translation MEKIWLKRYPAGVPAEIDPQHYDSLLELFEKSFQDYSQLPAFENMGKVFTYQQMDDATKRFASYLQNQLGIKKGDKVAVMMPNLLQTPIAILGTLRAGATVVNVNPLYTTRELEHQLNDSETTTIIILANFARTLEEALPQTNVKNIVVTEIGDMLGGVKKHLVNFVVKHLKKMVPGYTLPNVIDFSEVMKQGDVAQYTRPELTQDCLAFLQYTGGTTGVSKGAMLTHGNMVANLEQVTGCLDPLLKKGQEMVVTALPLYHIFALTANCLTFMKYGGHNLLITNPRDMQGFIKELKGKKFTVMTGVNTLFNGLLNSPGFSELDFSSLKISLGGGMAVQRPVAEKWQTVTDSRLVEGYGLTECAPLVTVSPYDLDGFNGSIGLPAPSTELKIVKEDGTEAELGESGELWVKGPQVMKGYYNRPDATADCLKDGWFATGDVAKYDEEGFFYIVDRKKDMIIVSGFNVFPNEVEEVVAMHDGVLEVAAVGVPHDVSGEQVKIFVVKKDQTLTEKDIIQHCRENLTNYKVPKFVEFREDLPKTNVGKILRRALKEAS, via the coding sequence GTGGAAAAGATTTGGTTGAAGCGTTACCCAGCGGGAGTTCCTGCTGAAATAGATCCACAGCACTATGACTCCCTGCTTGAACTATTTGAAAAAAGCTTTCAAGATTATTCACAGCTTCCAGCCTTTGAAAACATGGGCAAAGTTTTCACATATCAGCAGATGGATGATGCAACGAAACGATTTGCTTCATACTTACAAAATCAACTGGGCATTAAAAAGGGCGACAAAGTTGCTGTTATGATGCCGAATTTGCTACAAACACCGATCGCTATCCTCGGTACATTGCGCGCAGGCGCAACAGTTGTAAATGTAAACCCGCTTTACACTACACGAGAACTAGAGCATCAGTTGAATGATTCTGAAACAACAACAATTATTATTCTTGCGAACTTTGCGCGTACATTAGAAGAAGCGCTGCCACAAACTAATGTTAAAAATATTGTTGTAACTGAAATTGGTGACATGCTAGGTGGCGTTAAAAAACACTTAGTGAATTTTGTTGTTAAGCATCTTAAGAAAATGGTACCTGGTTATACATTACCGAATGTGATTGATTTCTCTGAAGTAATGAAACAGGGTGATGTTGCACAGTATACACGTCCTGAACTGACACAAGATTGTCTCGCATTTTTACAATATACCGGTGGTACAACAGGTGTTTCTAAAGGCGCAATGTTAACTCATGGCAACATGGTTGCGAATTTGGAACAAGTTACAGGTTGCTTAGACCCATTACTTAAAAAGGGTCAAGAAATGGTTGTTACGGCGTTACCGCTATACCATATCTTCGCATTAACTGCTAACTGCTTAACCTTTATGAAATATGGTGGCCATAACTTACTTATCACAAACCCACGTGATATGCAGGGTTTCATTAAAGAGCTTAAAGGCAAAAAATTTACTGTAATGACCGGCGTGAATACGCTATTTAACGGATTGCTTAATTCACCTGGTTTCTCAGAGCTTGATTTTTCATCGCTTAAAATTTCGCTTGGCGGTGGTATGGCAGTTCAACGTCCTGTTGCCGAAAAGTGGCAGACAGTAACAGATTCTCGTTTAGTTGAAGGCTATGGCTTAACTGAGTGTGCGCCACTAGTTACTGTGAGCCCATATGACCTAGACGGTTTTAATGGTTCAATTGGTTTACCCGCACCGAGTACTGAACTGAAAATTGTTAAAGAAGATGGCACAGAAGCTGAACTTGGTGAATCAGGTGAATTGTGGGTGAAAGGCCCGCAAGTAATGAAGGGTTATTACAACCGTCCTGATGCGACAGCTGATTGTTTAAAAGACGGTTGGTTTGCGACAGGTGATGTAGCGAAATACGATGAAGAAGGTTTCTTCTACATCGTTGATCGTAAGAAAGACATGATTATTGTTTCTGGCTTTAATGTTTTCCCGAATGAAGTAGAAGAAGTTGTAGCAATGCACGATGGTGTACTTGAAGTTGCTGCAGTTGGTGTACCTCATGATGTAAGCGGTGAACAAGTTAAGATTTTTGTTGTTAAAAAAGACCAAACATTGACAGAAAAAGATATAATACAGCATTGTCGTGAAAACTTGACCAATTACAAAGTGCCAAAGTTTGTTGAATTCCGTGAGGATTTACCAAAAACGAATGTAGGTAAAATATTAAGACGAGCACTTAAAGAAGCAAGTTAA
- a CDS encoding alpha/beta fold hydrolase encodes MQKQQFETVYEINGMQLACQRITNQSVKVIALHGWQDNSNSFLPIMSELSHFDWYALDFPGHGKSDWRNQQAHYYFIDYVDDVYRLKQLIAPNEQVILLGHSMGAMVANLFAACFPEHVKAVVAVEGIACVTTNETDVTTQLKRAILNRTEEKNMRVFKDFEQVVQARMAVSDFSNEIAALLMKRNVSPCANGYKLHLDPKLKHHSGFRFSETQCIEMCKRITTPMLVIYANKGYKLVSQGIEKYGKYFGNLTSVEVLGGHHCHLEHSAHIANIIDVYVNETV; translated from the coding sequence GTGCAAAAACAACAGTTCGAAACAGTTTATGAAATTAATGGTATGCAACTAGCGTGTCAGAGAATTACTAACCAATCGGTAAAAGTGATTGCCCTTCATGGCTGGCAAGATAATAGTAACTCCTTTTTACCGATAATGTCTGAACTGTCACATTTTGATTGGTATGCACTCGACTTTCCTGGTCATGGAAAATCAGATTGGCGTAATCAACAAGCGCATTATTACTTTATCGATTATGTTGACGATGTTTATCGTTTAAAACAGTTAATAGCCCCCAATGAACAAGTAATACTGCTTGGGCACTCAATGGGGGCGATGGTAGCAAACCTATTTGCAGCTTGTTTTCCTGAACATGTTAAGGCTGTTGTTGCAGTCGAAGGTATTGCGTGTGTTACAACGAATGAAACAGATGTGACAACCCAATTAAAACGCGCCATTTTGAATCGCACTGAAGAAAAAAACATGCGTGTTTTTAAAGATTTTGAGCAAGTTGTACAGGCACGTATGGCTGTGAGTGATTTTTCCAATGAAATAGCAGCACTTTTAATGAAAAGAAATGTGTCACCATGCGCAAATGGTTATAAATTACACTTAGATCCAAAGTTAAAACATCACTCAGGCTTTAGATTTTCTGAAACACAATGCATTGAAATGTGTAAACGCATTACAACACCAATGCTCGTAATTTACGCCAATAAAGGGTATAAACTTGTGAGTCAAGGTATTGAAAAATATGGGAAGTATTTCGGTAACCTGACAAGCGTTGAAGTACTAGGCGGGCACCATTGTCATCTAGAGCACAGCGCTCACATTGCTAATATAATTGACGTTTACGTAAACGAGACTGTTTAA
- a CDS encoding alkaline phosphatase has translation MKKSLIAASVFLSTSAVANIDAPKNIIYMIGDGMGPAYTTAYRYYMDNPNTKTVEPTIFDELFVGLARTSPDDDTVVTDSAAGATALSTATKSYNGAIAVDPQKAPLTTMLQIAKSKGFTTALVATSQINHATPASFAAHNEYRRNYNEIADDYIDVKVNGQLAVDLLLGGGYQYFIREDRNLINEFKEAGYVYQDDFDKLKSIETLPAIGLFKETAFAYAIDQYPNRLSEMTEKTLSLLDKNKDKGFFVMLEGSQIDWCGHANDIACAMAEMKDFANAIEKAKFYVDNNPETLLVVTADHSTGGLTLGANGHYSWHTDVIKGVKASVSKIAKALINTNNVSETWQAKTAISLNKAEVSTLVDKVEDAKRDKSEEETKKENLVAHINQLINDKSNTGWTTSGHTAIDVPILAYGSGSEAFKGHFDNTEIASKLINYIKK, from the coding sequence ATGAAAAAATCTTTAATTGCAGCCTCAGTGTTTTTATCAACCTCTGCAGTTGCGAATATTGACGCCCCAAAAAATATCATTTACATGATTGGTGACGGAATGGGGCCAGCGTATACCACTGCATATCGTTATTACATGGATAACCCAAACACCAAAACTGTAGAACCAACAATTTTTGATGAACTTTTTGTCGGTTTAGCTCGCACCAGCCCCGACGATGATACAGTAGTGACTGACAGCGCAGCTGGTGCTACTGCACTTTCGACAGCAACAAAAAGTTATAATGGTGCGATTGCAGTTGACCCGCAAAAAGCACCACTTACAACCATGCTACAAATAGCAAAATCAAAAGGTTTTACAACGGCGCTTGTAGCAACGTCTCAAATCAACCATGCAACACCTGCGAGTTTTGCAGCACATAATGAATACCGTCGAAATTACAATGAAATTGCTGATGATTACATTGATGTTAAAGTGAATGGGCAATTGGCTGTTGATTTACTGCTTGGAGGTGGCTATCAGTATTTCATTCGCGAAGATAGAAATTTAATTAATGAGTTTAAAGAGGCTGGCTATGTTTATCAGGATGATTTTGACAAATTAAAATCGATTGAGACATTACCTGCTATTGGGTTATTTAAAGAAACCGCATTTGCTTATGCAATTGACCAATACCCAAATCGACTTAGCGAAATGACAGAAAAGACACTTTCTTTACTGGATAAAAACAAAGATAAGGGCTTCTTTGTTATGCTTGAAGGCTCGCAAATTGACTGGTGTGGTCATGCAAATGATATTGCGTGTGCGATGGCAGAAATGAAAGATTTCGCTAATGCAATTGAAAAAGCCAAATTCTATGTAGACAACAACCCTGAAACATTATTAGTGGTCACGGCAGATCATAGTACCGGCGGGCTTACACTTGGTGCCAACGGTCATTATTCTTGGCACACTGATGTAATTAAAGGTGTTAAAGCAAGTGTTTCAAAAATTGCTAAAGCTCTTATTAACACAAATAACGTGAGTGAAACTTGGCAGGCTAAAACGGCGATCTCTTTAAATAAAGCTGAAGTATCAACCTTGGTCGATAAGGTTGAAGATGCAAAACGTGATAAGTCTGAAGAAGAAACTAAAAAAGAAAACCTTGTAGCGCATATTAATCAATTGATAAACGATAAATCTAACACAGGGTGGACAACTTCTGGTCATACTGCGATTGATGTTCCAATACTTGCTTATGGTAGCGGTTCAGAAGCTTTTAAAGGTCACTTTGATAATACTGAAATAGCTAGTAAGTTAATCAACTATATTAAGAAATAA
- the tsaB gene encoding tRNA (adenosine(37)-N6)-threonylcarbamoyltransferase complex dimerization subunit type 1 TsaB produces the protein MTKILLLDAATEALSVALSNDLDNAHFEVCPQQHSQKMLPLIDSALQKASLSLNALDAIAFGRGPGSFTGVRVGVSVTQGLAYSANLPVIGISNLQIMAQQAFDTSDAEYVISTIDARMGEIYYAEFKRGEDNLAEFTSEERVLKPEEVTLPEVKAVIVGTGCQTYKTQFTNEKHTIADNITLPNAKYMAKIAEKELTKNNTVQAQDAQPVYVRDTVTWKKLPGRE, from the coding sequence ATGACAAAAATACTTTTATTAGATGCCGCTACTGAAGCACTATCGGTCGCGTTAAGTAATGATTTAGATAATGCACATTTTGAAGTGTGTCCTCAACAACATAGTCAAAAAATGTTACCGTTAATTGACTCAGCGTTACAAAAAGCGTCACTTTCATTAAATGCGCTTGACGCAATTGCTTTTGGTCGTGGGCCTGGCAGCTTTACTGGTGTTCGAGTAGGGGTTTCTGTTACCCAAGGTTTAGCTTATTCGGCTAATTTACCAGTTATTGGCATTTCAAATTTACAAATTATGGCGCAACAAGCGTTTGATACCAGTGATGCCGAGTATGTTATATCAACCATTGATGCCCGTATGGGCGAAATTTATTACGCAGAATTCAAGCGTGGTGAAGATAACTTAGCTGAGTTTACAAGCGAAGAACGAGTGCTCAAGCCTGAAGAGGTGACATTACCAGAAGTGAAAGCGGTTATAGTTGGGACAGGTTGTCAAACCTATAAAACGCAGTTCACAAATGAAAAGCATACTATAGCGGATAACATTACCTTACCTAATGCCAAATATATGGCAAAAATAGCAGAAAAAGAGCTTACTAAAAACAATACGGTTCAAGCGCAAGACGCACAACCTGTGTATGTACGTGATACTGTAACCTGGAAAAAACTACCGGGAAGAGAATAA
- a CDS encoding ATP-dependent DNA helicase, whose protein sequence is MNNIDSLFGQSGPFALAINGYSPRKPQIDMAKSVANAIKQDKQAIVEAGTGTGKTFAYLVPALLSDKKVMVSTGSKALQEQLFHRDLPALKKILGKGKKIALLKGRSNYLCIERLNQHVTHVPVDDPDVMHQLAMVAKFSGETRSGDMADCSGIEEDAKVLPYVTSTSDNCLGKDCPAFQDCFVRKARINAIESDLVVVNHHLFLADAVVKESGFGEIIPNVNCYIFDEAHQLPNIASEYFASRVSTRMVIELVRDIRLVYRSELFDMIQLGKTLDKLETAVWDLRLQFPNESQRGDWQQMIKQANVYRAIERVINDISFLYQVLKLCLERSEKIEKLFERTASLKGQLETMYEAQKPGFSFWFETTKRHLTFSITPLNVSERFRALVDNATSSWIFTSATLAVNGDLTHFAKDLGLNTDIMEVYDSPFDYENQAMLCIPRYLPEPSKSEMGFSIVSIAKQMIKAAKGRCFILFTSYRMLNLVADGLSHSVEYPLLVQGQASKRILLEKFVMHGNSVLLGTASFWEGVDVRGDALSCVIIDKLPFAAPDDPLLQAKMKSHSGQGQDPFYSLQLPSAVIALKQGVGRLIRDKKDKGVLVICDNRLVTREYGRIFLASLPKMMRTRDLAQASKFLEAIK, encoded by the coding sequence ATGAACAATATCGATTCCTTGTTTGGTCAATCTGGTCCTTTTGCGTTGGCAATCAATGGTTATTCACCACGAAAACCTCAAATTGATATGGCAAAATCCGTTGCAAACGCCATTAAACAGGATAAACAAGCAATTGTTGAAGCTGGAACTGGCACAGGTAAAACCTTTGCTTATTTAGTACCGGCCTTACTTTCAGACAAAAAAGTAATGGTATCGACCGGTTCAAAAGCTTTGCAAGAACAACTTTTTCACAGAGATTTGCCGGCTCTCAAAAAAATACTTGGCAAAGGTAAGAAGATAGCCTTATTAAAAGGGCGGTCTAATTATTTATGTATTGAGCGATTAAACCAACATGTTACTCATGTACCCGTTGATGATCCGGATGTCATGCATCAATTGGCGATGGTCGCTAAATTTTCTGGTGAAACCCGTTCAGGGGATATGGCTGATTGCAGTGGTATAGAAGAAGACGCAAAAGTGCTTCCTTACGTTACGTCAACATCAGACAATTGCCTAGGCAAGGACTGTCCTGCCTTCCAGGATTGTTTTGTCAGAAAAGCGCGTATAAATGCCATTGAATCTGATTTAGTGGTGGTAAATCATCATCTATTCCTAGCAGACGCTGTGGTGAAAGAGTCAGGCTTTGGTGAGATTATTCCCAATGTAAATTGTTATATTTTTGATGAGGCCCATCAATTACCTAATATCGCCTCTGAATATTTTGCAAGCCGAGTAAGCACGCGAATGGTCATTGAGCTTGTGAGGGATATTCGTCTTGTCTACCGTTCAGAGTTATTCGACATGATTCAACTCGGAAAAACACTTGATAAATTGGAAACCGCGGTATGGGATCTGCGTTTACAATTTCCAAACGAGAGTCAACGTGGCGATTGGCAACAAATGATTAAACAAGCAAACGTTTATCGAGCTATTGAGCGTGTAATAAATGATATCAGCTTCCTTTATCAAGTGCTCAAATTGTGTTTAGAACGCAGTGAAAAAATAGAAAAACTTTTCGAACGCACTGCAAGCTTGAAAGGGCAATTAGAAACCATGTATGAAGCGCAAAAACCCGGCTTCAGTTTTTGGTTTGAAACCACCAAACGTCATTTAACTTTTAGTATCACGCCTTTGAATGTGTCGGAACGTTTTAGAGCATTGGTTGATAATGCGACTTCCAGTTGGATTTTTACTTCTGCAACATTAGCTGTAAATGGTGACTTGACTCATTTTGCTAAGGATCTGGGTCTCAACACAGATATTATGGAAGTTTATGACAGCCCCTTTGATTATGAAAATCAAGCTATGTTGTGCATACCTCGTTATCTTCCAGAGCCTAGCAAATCAGAAATGGGATTCTCAATCGTCAGTATTGCTAAGCAAATGATCAAAGCAGCGAAAGGGCGCTGCTTTATCTTATTCACCAGTTACCGTATGTTAAACCTGGTTGCAGACGGCTTATCACACAGTGTTGAATACCCACTTCTCGTCCAGGGGCAGGCTTCAAAACGCATATTACTTGAGAAGTTTGTTATGCATGGTAACTCTGTTTTACTTGGTACTGCTTCTTTCTGGGAGGGGGTTGATGTGCGGGGAGATGCTTTATCTTGTGTGATTATCGATAAATTGCCATTTGCAGCACCGGATGACCCATTACTTCAAGCTAAAATGAAATCGCATAGTGGACAAGGGCAAGACCCTTTCTATTCGTTACAATTACCAAGCGCAGTTATCGCATTAAAACAAGGTGTTGGTCGTTTAATACGCGATAAAAAAGACAAAGGTGTGTTAGTTATTTGTGATAATCGCCTTGTTACACGTGAATATGGTAGAATATTTTTAGCCAGTTTACCTAAAATGATGCGCACTCGAGATTTAGCACAAGCATCAAAATTTTTAGAAGCAATTAAATAA
- a CDS encoding MGMT family protein — MTNEEKREAIFLIIASIPYGKVTTYGNVAEMASLRGYARFVGTTLKNLPNNSQIPWFRVINSQGKISFPQKSDKYLEQKLRLQEEGVEFKNEKVNLKRFQWQID; from the coding sequence ATGACAAATGAAGAAAAACGTGAAGCAATCTTTTTGATTATCGCTTCTATTCCCTATGGTAAGGTCACTACTTATGGCAATGTTGCAGAGATGGCGAGTTTAAGAGGATATGCACGATTTGTTGGTACTACATTAAAAAATTTGCCTAATAACAGTCAGATTCCCTGGTTTAGAGTAATTAATTCACAAGGTAAAATTAGCTTTCCGCAAAAGAGTGACAAATACCTTGAACAAAAATTACGGCTACAAGAAGAGGGTGTTGAATTTAAAAATGAAAAGGTCAATTTAAAACGCTTTCAGTGGCAAATTGATTAG